The following are encoded together in the Streptomyces sp. NBC_01465 genome:
- a CDS encoding MalY/PatB family protein codes for MTTTYDFDTPIERTGTWSVQWDGVADRFGVDGLLPFTISDMDFASPPEVLAALQERVAHGVFGYTDWRLGEFREAIRHWYASRYDTELDPERLVYGPSVLNQLSQLLQMWTEAGDGVVVHTPTYDGFTKAIAGLGRELRGVPVGDLGALERELARPDSKVLLLCSPHNPTGKVWTDAELTAFARLAERYGTAVISDEIHADFVHEGHRHLPWTRYGAGRWAVITSGSKSFNFPALTGSYGIIGDPEDRAAYIRRMETGEGLASPAVLSLTAHIAAYRQGAAWMDQVRAYTAGNLAMVADRLGEAFPELGWQPPEAGYLAWIDLRPLAVDDGELQRELVETEKVAIMRGSVYGADGFVRLNVGCPRSKAEAGTDALVRALRRLKGLAA; via the coding sequence ATGACCACCACTTATGACTTCGACACCCCGATAGAGCGGACCGGTACGTGGTCCGTCCAGTGGGACGGTGTGGCCGACCGGTTCGGCGTCGACGGGCTGCTGCCCTTCACCATCTCCGACATGGACTTCGCCTCGCCGCCCGAGGTGCTGGCCGCGCTCCAGGAACGGGTCGCGCACGGGGTGTTCGGGTACACGGACTGGCGGCTCGGGGAGTTCCGGGAGGCGATACGCCACTGGTACGCGAGCCGCTACGACACCGAGCTCGACCCGGAGCGGCTCGTCTACGGGCCGTCCGTCCTCAACCAGCTCTCCCAGCTGCTGCAGATGTGGACGGAGGCCGGTGACGGGGTGGTCGTCCACACGCCCACGTACGACGGCTTCACGAAGGCGATAGCCGGGCTCGGGCGCGAACTGCGCGGTGTTCCGGTGGGCGACCTCGGCGCTCTCGAGCGGGAGCTGGCCCGGCCCGACAGCAAGGTGCTGCTGCTCTGCTCGCCGCACAACCCCACCGGGAAGGTGTGGACGGACGCCGAACTGACCGCGTTCGCCCGCCTCGCCGAGCGGTACGGAACTGCCGTCATCAGCGACGAGATCCACGCCGACTTCGTGCATGAGGGGCACCGACATCTGCCCTGGACGCGGTACGGGGCGGGGCGGTGGGCCGTGATCACCTCCGGCTCGAAGTCCTTCAACTTCCCTGCGCTGACCGGCAGTTACGGCATCATCGGCGACCCGGAAGACCGGGCCGCGTACATCCGGCGGATGGAGACGGGGGAGGGGCTCGCCTCGCCCGCCGTGCTCTCGCTGACCGCGCACATCGCCGCGTACCGGCAGGGCGCCGCATGGATGGACCAGGTCAGGGCGTACACCGCGGGGAACCTCGCGATGGTCGCCGACCGGCTCGGCGAGGCCTTCCCGGAGCTGGGGTGGCAGCCGCCGGAGGCCGGTTATCTCGCCTGGATCGACCTCCGTCCCCTGGCTGTGGACGACGGGGAGCTCCAGCGGGAGCTCGTCGAGACGGAGAAGGTCGCGATCATGCGCGGCTCGGTCTACGGCGCGGACGGTTTCGTACGGCTGAACGTCGGCTGCCCGCGCTCCAAGGCGGAGGCGGGCACGGATGCTCTCGTACGGGCGCTGCGCAGGCTCAAGGGCTTGGCGGCCTGA
- the kynU gene encoding kynureninase, with amino-acid sequence MSETRAAALDAADELAKCRELFTLDDDVVYLDGNSLGALPKHVPARMADVIAREWGQLRIRSWDESGWWTAPERIGDRIAPIVGAAAGTTVVGDSTSVNVFKALVAAVRLADPSRDEVLVDATTFPTDGYVAGSAARMTGRRMVPYTPGDPIGPRTAAVLVNHVDYRTGRLHDLPAITAAAHEAGALTVWDLCHSAGALPVGLAEHEVDFAVGCTYKYLNGGPGSPAFLYIRPDHQASFDSPLPGWNSHADPFGMTPDFTPADGAVRGRVGTPDILSMLALEASLDVWDGVSIEAVRAKSLALTDFFLELVTLESVTPAAHAERGSQVSLRCADAGAVMKKLIARGVVGDFRQPDILRFGFTPLYVGFADAERAAAVLAELV; translated from the coding sequence ATGTCTGAGACCCGAGCAGCGGCCCTGGATGCCGCGGACGAACTCGCCAAGTGCCGCGAGCTGTTCACCCTCGACGACGACGTCGTGTACCTCGACGGGAACTCGCTGGGGGCCCTCCCCAAGCACGTCCCCGCGCGGATGGCCGACGTCATCGCGCGCGAGTGGGGGCAGCTGCGGATCCGCTCCTGGGACGAGTCGGGCTGGTGGACCGCGCCCGAGCGCATCGGCGACAGGATCGCCCCGATCGTGGGTGCCGCAGCCGGCACGACCGTCGTCGGCGACTCGACCAGCGTCAACGTCTTCAAGGCGCTGGTCGCGGCCGTACGCCTGGCCGACCCGTCCCGCGACGAGGTCCTCGTCGACGCCACCACCTTCCCGACGGACGGTTACGTCGCCGGGTCGGCGGCCCGGATGACCGGCAGGCGCATGGTGCCGTACACCCCCGGAGATCCGATCGGGCCGCGTACCGCAGCCGTCCTCGTCAACCACGTCGACTACCGCACCGGCCGCCTCCACGACCTGCCCGCCATCACGGCGGCCGCGCACGAGGCGGGGGCGCTGACCGTCTGGGACCTCTGCCACAGCGCGGGCGCGCTGCCGGTCGGGCTCGCGGAGCACGAGGTGGACTTCGCCGTCGGCTGTACGTACAAGTACCTGAACGGCGGCCCGGGTTCGCCCGCCTTCCTCTACATACGGCCCGACCACCAGGCCTCCTTCGACTCCCCGCTCCCCGGCTGGAACTCGCACGCCGACCCCTTCGGCATGACGCCGGACTTCACGCCGGCCGACGGCGCGGTCCGTGGCCGGGTCGGGACGCCCGACATCCTGTCGATGCTGGCTCTGGAGGCGTCGCTCGACGTCTGGGACGGGGTGTCGATCGAGGCCGTACGCGCCAAGTCCCTTGCCCTGACGGACTTCTTCCTGGAGCTCGTCACCCTGGAGTCGGTCACCCCGGCCGCCCACGCCGAACGCGGCAGCCAGGTCTCCCTGCGCTGCGCCGACGCGGGCGCGGTGATGAAGAAGCTGATCGCGCGCGGCGTCGTCGGCGACTTCCGGCAGCCCGACATCCTCCGCTTCGGCTTCACCCCGCTGTACGTGGGCTTCGCCGACGCGGAGAGGGCCGCTGCGGTGCTGGCGGAGCTGGTGTAG
- a CDS encoding tryptophan 2,3-dioxygenase family protein, which translates to MSDVTPGAPEEAPHLDFAGTTPYEDYVQADVLTHLQHLRSDDPGEMVFLVTTQVMELWFTVIVHEWETASHALRRDDLPTAMAALKRSTYELESLNASWRPLAQLTPGQFNAYRSALGEGSGFQSAMYRRMEFLLGDKSASMLVPHRGAPRVHAELEKALQEPSLYDEVLSLLARRGHAIPEAVVDRDLSQKYEPSPEVEAVWTAVYAAPDQDTELVRLGEALTDVGELVWRWRNDHLVATRRAMGSKVGTGGSAGVSWLEKRATKNVFPELWTARSHV; encoded by the coding sequence ATGTCCGACGTGACCCCTGGGGCGCCCGAAGAGGCCCCGCATCTCGACTTCGCGGGGACGACCCCGTACGAGGACTACGTCCAGGCCGACGTCCTCACCCACCTCCAGCACCTCCGCTCGGACGACCCCGGCGAGATGGTCTTCCTGGTCACCACCCAGGTCATGGAACTGTGGTTCACCGTGATCGTCCACGAGTGGGAGACCGCGTCCCACGCGCTGCGCCGCGACGACCTGCCGACCGCGATGGCCGCGCTGAAGCGCTCCACGTACGAGCTGGAGTCGCTCAACGCCTCCTGGCGGCCGCTCGCGCAGCTCACGCCCGGACAGTTCAACGCCTACCGCAGCGCGCTCGGCGAGGGGTCCGGATTCCAGTCCGCCATGTACCGGCGCATGGAGTTCCTGCTCGGCGACAAGTCCGCGTCGATGCTGGTCCCGCACCGGGGCGCGCCGCGGGTGCACGCGGAGCTGGAGAAGGCGCTGCAGGAGCCGAGCCTGTACGACGAGGTGCTGAGCCTCCTCGCGCGGCGCGGCCATGCGATCCCCGAGGCGGTCGTGGACCGCGACCTCTCGCAGAAGTACGAGCCTTCGCCCGAGGTCGAGGCGGTGTGGACGGCGGTCTACGCGGCCCCCGACCAGGACACCGAACTGGTGCGCCTCGGCGAGGCGTTGACCGATGTCGGCGAACTGGTCTGGCGATGGCGCAACGACCATCTGGTGGCGACGCGGCGGGCGATGGGCTCGAAGGTCGGCACGGGTGGGTCCGCCGGGGTGTCCTGGCTGGAGAAGCGCGCCACGAAGAACGTGTTCCCCGAGCTGTGGACGGCGCGCAGTCATGTCTGA
- the pyrE gene encoding orotate phosphoribosyltransferase produces the protein MTDVRADLLQHIKDKAVVHGKVTLSSGIEADWYIDLRRITLDGAAAPLVGQVMLDLTADLEFDAVGGLTLGADPIADAMLHTAAARGRTLDAFVVRKAAKQHGMQRRIEGPEIKGRRVLIVEDTSTTGGSPLTAVEAAREAGAEVVAVATIVDRDTGAAAKITEGAGVPYLFAYGQKELGL, from the coding sequence ATGACTGACGTACGCGCTGATCTGCTGCAGCACATCAAGGACAAGGCCGTCGTGCACGGCAAGGTGACCCTCTCCTCGGGCATCGAGGCCGACTGGTACATCGACCTGCGCCGGATCACGCTGGACGGCGCCGCCGCCCCGCTGGTCGGGCAGGTCATGCTCGACCTCACCGCCGACCTGGAGTTCGACGCGGTCGGCGGGCTGACGCTCGGCGCCGACCCGATCGCCGACGCCATGCTGCACACCGCCGCCGCCCGCGGCCGCACGCTGGACGCCTTCGTGGTCCGCAAGGCCGCCAAGCAGCACGGCATGCAGCGCCGTATCGAGGGCCCGGAGATCAAGGGCCGCCGCGTCCTGATCGTCGAGGACACCTCCACCACCGGCGGCTCCCCGCTGACCGCCGTCGAGGCGGCGCGCGAGGCCGGCGCCGAGGTGGTCGCGGTGGCGACCATCGTGGACCGCGACACGGGCGCCGCGGCGAAGATCACCGAGGGTGCGGGGGTCCCGTACCTCTTCGCGTACGGCCAGAAGGAACTGGGGCTGTAA
- a CDS encoding alpha/beta hydrolase family protein, producing MSEGTEAAEAESVFSHLAVEPDATAAYGEHPDQLVDFYAPRGQDGDGEGLVPLVVVLHGGAWRQRVDRAHLTPFAAFLAGRGFGVALVEYRRGGEAEGSAGRWPDTLDDVAAALDALPALVREHLPRADLRRTVLTGHSAGGHLALWAAARQVLPPEAPWHRTTPPFRGVVALAPIAHFARSRELDVCDGAVDAFLGAEGRDEWADPSALLPTGIATAVVQGRLDETVPMQVSEAFVDAAAKEGEVVGLTLLDGVAHFALIDPAADACAVVAEEIAQLAW from the coding sequence ATGTCCGAGGGAACCGAGGCCGCCGAGGCCGAATCGGTCTTCTCGCATCTCGCCGTCGAGCCCGATGCCACCGCCGCCTACGGCGAACACCCCGACCAGCTCGTGGACTTCTACGCACCGCGCGGGCAGGACGGCGACGGCGAGGGGCTCGTGCCGCTCGTCGTCGTCCTGCACGGCGGGGCCTGGCGGCAGCGCGTCGACCGTGCGCACCTCACGCCCTTCGCCGCGTTTCTCGCCGGGCGCGGCTTCGGTGTGGCCCTCGTCGAGTACCGGCGGGGCGGGGAGGCGGAGGGCAGCGCGGGCCGCTGGCCCGACACCCTGGACGACGTGGCGGCGGCGCTGGACGCGCTGCCCGCTCTCGTACGGGAACATCTGCCGCGCGCCGACCTGCGCCGTACGGTCCTGACCGGGCACTCCGCGGGCGGGCACCTCGCGCTGTGGGCGGCGGCCCGGCAGGTGCTGCCGCCCGAGGCGCCCTGGCACCGGACGACGCCGCCCTTCCGCGGGGTGGTCGCGCTCGCGCCGATCGCGCACTTCGCGCGCTCGCGGGAGCTGGACGTGTGCGACGGGGCGGTGGACGCGTTCCTGGGGGCCGAGGGCCGGGACGAGTGGGCGGACCCGTCGGCATTGCTGCCGACCGGGATCGCGACCGCGGTCGTCCAGGGGCGGCTCGACGAGACGGTTCCGATGCAGGTGAGCGAGGCGTTCGTGGACGCGGCGGCGAAGGAGGGCGAGGTGGTCGGGCTGACGTTGCTCGACGGGGTCGCCCACTTCGCGCTGATCGACCCGGCGGCGGACGCGTGCGCGGTGGTGGCGGAGGAGATCGCGCAGCTGGCCTGGTAG
- a CDS encoding sensor histidine kinase, producing the protein MTETTESMKARSPEFRLALGAVAGLREDLLKDPFAYRPLAPMRMDGPLTRRLPERARDRARWLPHALVLAAAFITLVIAYTTNGGDSTYALVAFVPAVAVLMTLVRPAGAWWISLASAPALMALTDSWVGSPWTPAAISGHLIVMTVVAARTRARTAAWMWLITAAYGSVAEGVSSDEFSSNTPPFLVAAGFALLVTTLITSRREAKREVTVQRQVNVVERERRTLLEERTTIARELHDVVAHHMSVVAIQAEAAPYRVENPPPELTRSFEVIRENAVAALTELRRVLGVVRAEDYEAPDAPQPTLAELDGLVGNVRDAGMTVEKTVTGAVRELPPGVELSAYRIVQEALSNVLRHAPGAGARVEVSYVLGGLGLRVVNGPARGLVKPSPGAGHGITGMRERVSMLNGEMTAAATDDGGYEIAVFIPVSAPTAPEERA; encoded by the coding sequence GTGACCGAGACAACCGAGTCGATGAAGGCTCGCAGCCCAGAGTTCCGCCTGGCCCTGGGGGCCGTGGCGGGACTGCGCGAGGACCTGCTCAAGGACCCCTTCGCCTACCGTCCGCTGGCGCCGATGCGCATGGACGGACCGCTGACCAGGAGGCTTCCGGAGCGGGCCCGTGACCGGGCCCGCTGGCTGCCGCACGCGCTGGTCCTGGCCGCCGCCTTCATCACCCTGGTCATCGCGTACACGACGAACGGCGGCGACTCGACCTACGCCCTGGTGGCCTTCGTTCCCGCGGTGGCCGTGCTGATGACGCTGGTCAGGCCGGCGGGCGCCTGGTGGATATCGCTGGCTTCCGCGCCGGCGCTGATGGCCCTGACCGACTCCTGGGTCGGCTCGCCGTGGACGCCTGCCGCCATCAGCGGGCACCTGATCGTGATGACGGTGGTCGCGGCGCGGACCCGGGCGCGTACGGCGGCCTGGATGTGGCTGATCACGGCGGCGTACGGGTCGGTGGCCGAGGGCGTCTCCTCCGACGAATTCAGCTCCAACACCCCGCCCTTCCTGGTCGCGGCGGGCTTTGCCCTGCTGGTCACCACCCTGATCACCAGCCGCCGCGAGGCGAAGCGGGAGGTCACCGTCCAGCGGCAGGTGAACGTCGTCGAACGCGAGCGGCGCACGCTGCTCGAGGAGCGCACCACCATCGCGCGCGAACTGCACGACGTGGTCGCCCACCACATGTCGGTCGTCGCGATCCAGGCGGAGGCGGCCCCGTACCGGGTCGAGAACCCGCCGCCCGAGCTGACCCGCTCCTTCGAGGTCATCAGGGAGAACGCGGTCGCGGCCCTGACCGAGCTGCGACGGGTCCTCGGTGTCGTACGGGCGGAGGACTACGAGGCGCCGGACGCCCCGCAGCCGACGCTCGCCGAACTCGACGGGCTGGTCGGCAATGTGCGCGACGCGGGGATGACGGTGGAGAAGACGGTCACGGGTGCGGTACGTGAACTGCCGCCCGGCGTCGAGCTGTCGGCGTACCGCATCGTGCAGGAAGCCCTGTCGAACGTGCTGCGGCACGCGCCGGGGGCGGGGGCGCGGGTGGAGGTGTCGTATGTGCTGGGCGGTCTCGGGCTGCGCGTGGTGAACGGTCCGGCGCGGGGTCTGGTGAAGCCTTCTCCGGGGGCCGGGCACGGGATCACGGGGATGCGGGAGCGGGTGTCGATGCTGAACGGGGAGATGACGGCGGCCGCGACGGACGACGGCGGGTACGAGATCGCGGTCTTCATCCCGGTGAGCGCGCCCACGGCTCCGGAGGAACGGGCATGA
- a CDS encoding DUF3151 domain-containing protein, whose product MAIHQDLLGGPPPTHLPDDPEPRELLAAGTAPTEVAAKYPSSSLAWAQLADDAFERGNAVESYAYARTGYHRGLDALRRSGWKGHGPVPWEHEPNRGFLRALHALARAAQAIGEQEEYERCSSFLRDSSATAAETLGL is encoded by the coding sequence ATGGCTATCCACCAAGACCTGCTCGGGGGCCCGCCCCCGACCCACCTGCCCGACGACCCGGAGCCGCGCGAACTGCTCGCGGCCGGCACCGCGCCCACCGAGGTCGCCGCGAAGTACCCCTCGTCCTCGCTCGCCTGGGCCCAGCTCGCCGACGACGCGTTCGAGCGCGGCAACGCCGTCGAGTCGTACGCGTACGCCCGTACCGGCTACCACCGCGGCCTGGACGCCCTGCGGCGCTCCGGCTGGAAGGGCCACGGCCCGGTGCCGTGGGAGCACGAGCCGAACCGCGGCTTCCTGCGCGCCCTGCACGCGCTGGCGCGTGCGGCGCAGGCGATCGGTGAGCAGGAGGAGTACGAGCGCTGCTCGTCCTTCCTGCGGGACTCGTCGGCGACCGCTGCGGAGACGCTCGGGCTGTGA
- a CDS encoding response regulator transcription factor, with amino-acid sequence MTIKVLIVDDQMMVREGFSVLLNAMPDIEVVGEAVDGRGAVAQVAALRPDVVLMDIRMPELNGIEATREIVAADASAKVLVLTTFDLDEYVYQALRAGASGFLLKDASARQLAEGVRVVASGEALLAPTVTKRLIAEFTKLSDSPRHLSSPAQVGELTERETEVLVLIAQGLSNAEIASRLVVAESTIKTHVSRILVKLGLRDRTQAAVFAYETGLVRPG; translated from the coding sequence ATGACGATCAAGGTCCTCATCGTCGACGACCAGATGATGGTCCGCGAGGGATTCTCGGTGCTGCTGAACGCCATGCCGGACATCGAGGTGGTGGGGGAGGCGGTCGACGGGCGGGGTGCGGTCGCGCAGGTCGCGGCGTTGCGTCCGGACGTGGTCCTGATGGACATCCGGATGCCCGAACTGAACGGCATCGAGGCGACGCGGGAGATCGTGGCGGCCGACGCGTCGGCGAAGGTGCTGGTCCTGACGACGTTCGACCTCGACGAGTACGTGTACCAGGCGCTGCGGGCGGGGGCGTCGGGCTTCCTGCTCAAGGACGCGTCGGCGCGCCAACTGGCGGAGGGGGTGCGGGTGGTGGCTTCGGGGGAGGCGCTGCTGGCCCCGACGGTGACGAAGCGGCTGATCGCGGAGTTCACGAAGCTTTCGGACTCGCCGCGGCATCTGTCCTCGCCGGCGCAGGTGGGGGAGCTGACGGAGCGCGAGACGGAGGTGCTGGTGCTGATCGCGCAGGGCCTGTCGAATGCGGAGATCGCGTCGCGGCTGGTGGTGGCGGAGTCCACGATCAAGACGCATGTCTCGCGGATCCTGGTGAAGCTGGGCCTGCGCGACCGGACTCAGGCGGCGGTGTTCGCGTACGAGACGGGGCTGGTGCGGCCGGGGTGA
- the fbaA gene encoding class II fructose-bisphosphate aldolase: protein MPIATPEVYNEMLDRAKAGKFAYPAINVTSTQTLHAALRGFAEAESDGIIQMSTGGAEFLGGQYNKDMVTGSVALAEFAHIVAEKYPVTVALHTDHCPKGKLDGYVRPLLEVSAARVAKGLNPLFQSHMWDGSAETLADNLAIGQELLAKAAAAKIILEVEITPTGGEEDGVSHEINDNLYTTVEDAIRTAEALGLGEKGRYLLAASFGNVHGVYKPGNVVLRPELLKDLQEGVAAKFGKASPFDFVFHGGSGSTAEEITTALENGVVKMNLDTDTQYAFTRPVVDHMFRNYDAVLKVDGEVGTKSLYDPRTWGKAAEAGMAARVTEACANLRSTGTKIK from the coding sequence ATGCCCATCGCAACCCCCGAGGTCTACAACGAGATGCTGGACCGGGCGAAGGCAGGCAAGTTCGCCTACCCGGCCATCAACGTCACCTCGACGCAGACCCTGCACGCTGCGCTGCGCGGCTTCGCGGAGGCCGAGAGCGACGGCATCATCCAGATGTCCACCGGTGGTGCGGAGTTCCTGGGCGGCCAGTACAACAAGGACATGGTCACCGGCTCCGTCGCCCTGGCCGAGTTCGCGCACATCGTCGCCGAGAAGTACCCCGTCACCGTCGCGCTGCACACCGACCACTGCCCCAAGGGCAAGCTGGACGGTTACGTGCGCCCGCTGCTGGAGGTCTCCGCCGCGCGCGTCGCCAAGGGCCTCAACCCGCTGTTCCAGTCCCACATGTGGGACGGCTCGGCCGAGACCCTCGCCGACAACCTGGCCATCGGCCAGGAGCTGCTCGCGAAGGCCGCCGCCGCGAAGATCATCCTCGAGGTCGAGATCACCCCGACCGGTGGCGAGGAGGACGGCGTCAGCCACGAGATCAACGACAACCTCTACACCACGGTCGAGGACGCGATCCGTACCGCCGAGGCCCTCGGCCTGGGCGAGAAGGGCCGCTACCTGCTGGCCGCCTCCTTCGGCAACGTGCACGGCGTCTACAAGCCGGGCAACGTCGTGCTCCGTCCCGAGCTGCTGAAGGACCTCCAGGAGGGCGTCGCCGCGAAGTTCGGCAAGGCCTCCCCGTTCGACTTCGTCTTCCACGGCGGCTCCGGCTCCACCGCCGAGGAGATCACCACCGCGCTGGAGAACGGCGTCGTGAAGATGAACCTCGACACCGACACCCAGTACGCCTTCACGCGTCCGGTCGTGGACCACATGTTCCGCAACTACGACGCGGTCCTGAAGGTCGACGGCGAGGTCGGCACGAAGTCGCTGTACGACCCGCGCACCTGGGGCAAGGCCGCCGAGGCGGGCATGGCCGCGCGCGTCACCGAGGCCTGCGCGAACCTGCGCTCCACGGGCACCAAGATCAAGTAA
- a CDS encoding DUF3152 domain-containing protein: MGQRGAVRRDRRPFVRSLLIGCLLSVLALAGGAAFAAWDGRSSDAVGIADHVVLTPPSPSDTPTPAASKAKAKSKPTPRTTPKKTTVPASGPGTFTTAQSHGSPVGSGPLRRYRVQVEDGSGVSASEAAAEIQTILANPRGWAAHGRGTFQLVATGGDFIIRIATPATADRLCLESLGLHTHGELNCETADGVVVNLRRWQLGSPQFNGSAAEYRHLIINHEVGHQIGIHMHMACPGPGKLAPVMQQQIKGLDGCRSNAFPYATDGTYITGPTVP, from the coding sequence GTGGGCCAGCGTGGAGCCGTTCGACGAGATCGGCGTCCCTTCGTCCGGTCCCTGCTGATCGGCTGCCTGCTGTCCGTGCTCGCACTCGCCGGGGGCGCCGCGTTCGCCGCCTGGGACGGCCGGAGCTCGGACGCCGTGGGCATCGCGGACCACGTGGTGCTCACGCCCCCGTCCCCTTCGGACACTCCGACCCCTGCCGCCTCCAAGGCGAAGGCGAAGTCGAAGCCGACACCCAGAACCACGCCCAAGAAGACCACCGTCCCCGCCTCCGGCCCCGGCACCTTCACCACCGCCCAGTCCCACGGCAGCCCCGTCGGCTCGGGCCCCCTGCGCCGCTACCGCGTCCAGGTCGAGGACGGCTCCGGGGTCTCCGCGAGCGAGGCCGCCGCCGAGATCCAGACCATCCTCGCCAACCCGCGCGGCTGGGCCGCGCACGGCCGCGGCACCTTCCAACTGGTCGCCACCGGGGGCGACTTCATCATCCGTATCGCCACCCCGGCCACCGCCGACCGCCTCTGCCTCGAGTCGCTCGGGCTGCACACCCACGGCGAGCTGAACTGCGAGACCGCGGACGGTGTGGTGGTCAATCTGCGCCGCTGGCAGCTCGGGTCGCCGCAGTTCAACGGGTCCGCGGCCGAGTACCGGCACCTGATCATCAACCACGAGGTCGGCCACCAGATCGGCATCCACATGCACATGGCCTGCCCGGGCCCCGGAAAGCTCGCCCCGGTGATGCAGCAGCAGATCAAGGGCCTCGACGGCTGCAGGTCGAACGCCTTCCCGTACGCCACGGACGGGACCTACATCACCGGCCCGACCGTCCCCTGA
- a CDS encoding cytochrome P450 yields the protein MDAASATSFDPWSPSFVADPYPSYETLRSEGRALPFAPTGQWLIPHHADVSALLRDRRLGRTYLHRFSHEEFGRTPPPASHEPFHTLNDNGLLDLEAPHHTRIRRLVSKAFTVRTVENLTPTVQRLAAGLVDELLANGGGDLLSTVAEPLPVAVIAEMLGIPEGADRDMLRPWSADICGMYELNPSEETAARAVRASLEFSAFLRELIATRRKDPTEDLISALIAAHDEGDRLSEQEMISTCVLLLNAGHEATVNTTANGWWTLFRHPGELARLRAEPQRLLSTAVEELMRYDTPLQLFERWVLEDIELDGVHIPRGSEVALLFGSANHDPAVFDDPATLDLARPSHANPHVTFGAGIHYCLGAPLARIELAASFGELLRRAPELRLVSEPEWKPGFVIRGLKELLVEV from the coding sequence ATGGACGCTGCCTCTGCCACATCCTTCGACCCCTGGTCGCCCTCCTTCGTCGCCGACCCCTACCCGTCGTACGAAACGCTCCGATCGGAAGGCCGCGCCCTCCCCTTCGCGCCCACCGGGCAGTGGCTGATCCCCCACCACGCCGACGTCAGCGCGCTGCTGCGCGACCGGCGGCTCGGGCGGACCTATCTGCACCGGTTCAGCCACGAGGAGTTCGGGCGGACGCCTCCGCCGGCCTCCCACGAGCCCTTCCACACCCTGAACGACAACGGGCTCCTCGACCTCGAAGCCCCGCACCACACCCGTATCCGGCGGCTCGTCTCCAAGGCGTTCACCGTGCGTACGGTCGAGAACCTCACCCCCACCGTTCAGCGGCTCGCCGCCGGACTCGTCGACGAGCTCCTCGCGAACGGTGGAGGGGACCTCCTCTCCACTGTCGCCGAGCCGCTGCCCGTTGCCGTCATCGCCGAGATGCTGGGGATACCGGAGGGCGCCGACCGCGACATGCTCCGACCCTGGTCTGCCGACATCTGCGGAATGTACGAGCTGAACCCGTCCGAGGAGACCGCGGCCCGTGCCGTCCGCGCCTCCCTCGAATTCTCCGCCTTTCTGCGGGAGTTGATCGCCACCCGGCGCAAGGACCCCACCGAGGACTTGATCTCCGCGCTCATCGCCGCCCATGACGAGGGCGACCGGCTCAGCGAGCAGGAGATGATCTCCACCTGTGTCCTGCTGCTCAACGCGGGCCACGAGGCGACCGTGAACACCACGGCCAACGGCTGGTGGACCCTCTTCCGGCACCCCGGGGAGCTCGCCCGCCTCCGAGCCGAGCCGCAGCGGTTGTTGTCCACAGCTGTGGAGGAGCTGATGCGGTACGACACCCCGCTCCAGCTCTTCGAACGCTGGGTCCTCGAAGACATCGAGCTCGACGGTGTCCACATCCCCCGGGGCTCCGAAGTCGCCCTCCTCTTCGGCTCGGCCAACCACGACCCGGCCGTCTTCGACGACCCCGCCACCCTCGATCTGGCCCGCCCGTCCCATGCCAACCCCCATGTCACCTTCGGTGCCGGTATCCACTACTGCCTGGGCGCCCCTCTCGCCCGTATCGAACTCGCCGCCTCCTTCGGCGAGT